Part of the uncultured Cohaesibacter sp. genome is shown below.
CGCCTCGCCGCCAAGAAGTTCCTGACGTTCAGCCTTCAGACCGTCCAGCCGCCCCGTCCGGTCGGCCAACGCTTCCCTTGCCTTGTCCAGCGTCAACCCGGCGTTCTGAAGCTGATCGCCTGCCTTGTCCCGCGCCCGTTCGGCGTTCCCTCGCTTACTGCTTTCAAGCGCAAGGTCGGCGACCGCTTCGAGGTGCGCCTGCCGCCGTTCGGCAAGCGCAGCAAGAACAGGAGCGCCCTGCCCGTTGACCTCGGCCCAGTCAAGCCCGACCGAAGAAAAGGAAGCCGCCAGTTCTACATCAAGCGAAGCCACCCGTTCGGCCAGATCGTTGATCTGGCGTATCCTCTTGTCCAATTCCATGAGGTCTGGGCCGATTTGTGTGGCAAGCATCTGCTGCTCACTTGCCAGCGTCTGCGCTGTGCCCTGTTGGGCTTCGATCTGCCGCGATGCCTCCCGGAAACTCTGGTCAAGCTCGGCCAATGCCTTGCGGTCCTGTTCCAGACGCCGTTGCCAGCCATCCATTTTCAAAAGAAGGTCTGACAGGGCCGGTTCGCCACCGTTTGGCAACGGCGGCAGGTCGGACGCAATCGGTCCATCGCTTTCGTCAGCAAGGCTACGGGCATAAGTCTGTTCGATCTCGACAAGCGCTTCAGTCTGTCCGGCAAGGTTCGTTTGCGCCGTCGCCAGACCCTGCCTTGCGGTCTCGATATCGGACCGCGCTCTGGCCCTCAGGGCAATCGCCGCCTCGCGGGCCTGTCTTGCCGCCTCCAGCCTACCACGCAGGGCGTGGGCAAGCTCGGCGGACTGTTCGGAGGCATGCACCGGATGATCCTTCGAGCCACACACGGGGCAAGCCTCGCCGTCAACCAGCTGACTACGCAGGCGGGCAGCTTCCGCCGACACCGCCGCCTCGGCCAGCTCCGTTGGAGCCTGAAGCGCCTTTATGGCGCCTTCCGCCTCGCTTTCGGCCTTGTCCGCCCGCAACAGATCGGCCTCGCAAGCTGCAATTGTCTTGTCGAGCGAGATAGCAAGATCACGGAGGTGCGCAATTTCCTTTGTCGTGCGAGCATGATCTTGCGCCAGCCCCTTGAGCGTGCGCACCGCTGCAAGCGACAGCGACAGACGGGCGAGCCGCGGCACCGGTTCCGCATCCGAAAGCACCTTGCGGGCTTCCGCCTTGTCCTCAATCGTTTGCTGGTTGAGAGCGATCTTTTCTCGGCACGCGCCAATCAGGGCATCAATCTCGGCTTGTCTCTGCTGCCGCTCAGACAGGGACGCTCCAAGGGCGATCTTGGCCTCTCGCGCCTCGTCCATCGCCTTGCAGGCCTCGATGCGCAGTTTGAGGCGATCCTCAAGGATGTCCCACCGCTTCTCGAAAATCTCGCCAGCAGGCTCCGCTGCGATACGATCCGCCAATGCCCCAAGCGCTACCTCCAGAGCGGCCAATTCGCGATTGGCAACCTGAAGTGCCCCCGTCTTCTCGGCAAGGTCCGCCTCGGCCACCTTGCACTGCGTGGCGGCTGTCTGCAGCTCCCCCTCGGCAGTCACGATATCAGCATCCAGTCGCTCGGCCTGCGACCAGATCGGGCCGAATGCTTTGAACTGCGCTTCCAGTTCTGCAACCTGTGCCTTGCTATCGCCGACAGCCTTCAAGGCCTCGACTTCCTGCTGTCTGGCCTCTTCAAGCGCCTTACCCGTGCCATCAAGGCTACTGCGTGCCTCCTCAAGAACCCGACCGGCATCCTGATCCTCGCGCCATTCGGCTCGGATGCCGGCTGCCTTTTGCAAGTCGGCGAGCAACGCCACATCCGCTTGCCCATTCTCCCATGCCTCGCTGGCCTGTCGTTCCGCTTCCCTTGCGTCTTCGATCAGCCTTGCGGCGTCATCAAGGGCCTGATAGACGGCAAGGTCCTTGCCCAGTGCGGCCTTGTTATTCGCCAACATAGCCACGGTTGCCGACTGTGCCCCGGCTTCCTCTTCCAGCAGCACCTTTTCCTCGGCGTCGAGAACCTTGTGTTCCCCCAGTTGCAGCTCAAGGTCGCTGACGGCCCGACCAGCCTTGCTGAAGGCGGCGTAGGCGCGTTTGGAAATTTCGCGATAAAGGCCGGTATCGGTCACCTTTTCCAGAATCTGCGCCCGCTCGGCGGCCTTGGCGCTGAGGAAATTGTCGAAATCCCCCTGCGCCAGCAAAACCGAGCGGCGGAATTCCTCGTAGGTCAGTCCCGTCAGTTGCTCGACCCGCCCGGCAACGGCCCGTGTCTGGTTTTCGAGCACGACACCATCGGACAGCCGCGTCACCGAACGATCCACTGCCTGCAGCTTGCCGGTCGCCCTGTCACGCGCCCGACGCACCGACCATCGGGCCTCATAG
Proteins encoded:
- a CDS encoding AAA family ATPase, which translates into the protein MEILALEGENIASLAKPFAIHFDEEPLSGAGLFAITGDTGAGKSSLLDAMCLALYGECPRLGSSGVNDQVPDISGDMLASTDPRTILRRGAAGGHAVVRFRAMDGEAYEARWSVRRARDRATGKLQAVDRSVTRLSDGVVLENQTRAVAGRVEQLTGLTYEEFRRSVLLAQGDFDNFLSAKAAERAQILEKVTDTGLYREISKRAYAAFSKAGRAVSDLELQLGEHKVLDAEEKVLLEEEAGAQSATVAMLANNKAALGKDLAVYQALDDAARLIEDAREAERQASEAWENGQADVALLADLQKAAGIRAEWREDQDAGRVLEEARSSLDGTGKALEEARQQEVEALKAVGDSKAQVAELEAQFKAFGPIWSQAERLDADIVTAEGELQTAATQCKVAEADLAEKTGALQVANRELAALEVALGALADRIAAEPAGEIFEKRWDILEDRLKLRIEACKAMDEAREAKIALGASLSERQQRQAEIDALIGACREKIALNQQTIEDKAEARKVLSDAEPVPRLARLSLSLAAVRTLKGLAQDHARTTKEIAHLRDLAISLDKTIAACEADLLRADKAESEAEGAIKALQAPTELAEAAVSAEAARLRSQLVDGEACPVCGSKDHPVHASEQSAELAHALRGRLEAARQAREAAIALRARARSDIETARQGLATAQTNLAGQTEALVEIEQTYARSLADESDGPIASDLPPLPNGGEPALSDLLLKMDGWQRRLEQDRKALAELDQSFREASRQIEAQQGTAQTLASEQQMLATQIGPDLMELDKRIRQINDLAERVASLDVELAASFSSVGLDWAEVNGQGAPVLAALAERRQAHLEAVADLALESSKRGNAERARDKAGDQLQNAGLTLDKAREALADRTGRLDGLKAERQELLGGEATGSHRTAFNNRRIKAGEAADAARAVHDAVASQMHGLMARQQSEADALAKATERRTLAIAALEAAVSGTGLAMEAIPALLGRSPDEVAALSARVKALDLARANAAALLASRQQDHQTLVNKGTPALERAEIEERIKAIVEQEQQCQTALAEVRAKLEMDRLAHEKMSELVGKIEAAKAVLDTWTAVNDVIGSASGDRFAQIAQEVTLSILVDHANHHLADIKPRYRLALGEGKLSLHVIDEHMAGEIRSTRSLSGGERFLVSLSLALGLSTIGAQGAISSMLFIDEGFGSLDAESLELAINALEALRAQGRTIGVISHVQAMKDRIPVQIQVKAQGGGASEIVLQIA